The proteins below are encoded in one region of Streptomyces cyanogenus:
- the rpsB gene encoding 30S ribosomal protein S2, producing the protein MAVVTMRELLESGVHFGHQTRRWNPKMKRFIFTERNGIYIIDLLQSLSYIDRAYEFVKETVAHGGTVMFVGTKKQAQEAIAEQATRVGMPYVNQRWLGGMLTNFSTVYKRLQRLKELEQIDFEDVAASGLTKKELLVLSREKAKLEKTLGGIREMQKVPSAVWIVDTKKEHIAVGEARKLNIPVVAILDTNCDPDEVDYKIPGNDDAIRSVTLLTRVIADAVAEGLIARSGVATGDKGEKAAGEPLAEWERDLLEGEKKDEAPAAEAAPAEAAAAEAAPAEAAPAEAEKAAEGEQA; encoded by the coding sequence ATGGCCGTCGTCACGATGCGGGAGCTGCTGGAGAGCGGCGTCCACTTCGGTCACCAGACCCGTCGCTGGAACCCGAAGATGAAGCGCTTCATCTTCACCGAGCGCAACGGCATCTACATCATCGACCTGCTCCAGTCGCTGTCGTACATCGACCGCGCCTACGAGTTCGTCAAGGAGACCGTCGCCCACGGCGGCACGGTCATGTTCGTCGGCACGAAGAAGCAGGCGCAGGAGGCCATCGCCGAGCAGGCCACCCGCGTCGGCATGCCCTACGTCAACCAGCGCTGGCTGGGCGGCATGCTCACCAACTTCTCGACCGTCTACAAGCGTCTGCAGCGCCTCAAGGAGCTCGAGCAGATCGACTTCGAGGACGTCGCCGCGTCCGGTCTGACCAAGAAGGAGCTTCTCGTGCTCTCGCGCGAGAAGGCCAAGCTGGAGAAGACCCTCGGTGGTATCCGCGAGATGCAGAAGGTGCCCAGCGCCGTCTGGATCGTGGACACCAAGAAGGAGCACATCGCCGTTGGTGAGGCCCGGAAGCTGAACATTCCGGTCGTCGCGATCCTCGACACCAACTGCGACCCCGACGAGGTCGACTACAAGATCCCGGGCAACGACGACGCGATCCGCTCCGTCACCCTGCTCACCCGCGTGATCGCCGACGCCGTCGCCGAGGGCCTCATCGCCCGCTCCGGCGTCGCCACCGGCGACAAGGGCGAGAAGGCCGCGGGCGAGCCGCTCGCCGAGTGGGAGCGCGACCTGCTCGAGGGTGAGAAGAAGGACGAGGCTCCGGCCGCCGAGGCCGCGCCGGCCGAGGCCGCTGCCGCCGAGGCTGCTCCGGCCGAGGCTGCTCCGGCCGAGGCCGAGAAGGCCGCCGAGGGCGAGCAGGCCTGA
- the tsf gene encoding translation elongation factor Ts, whose protein sequence is MANYTAADVKKLRELTGAGMMDCKKALDEAEGNVEKAVEALRIKGQKGVAKREGRSAENGAVVSIIADDNSSGVLVELKCETDFVAKGEKFQAVANAIAEHVAKTNPADLQALLASEIEPGKTVQAFVDEANANLGEKIVLDRFAQFADGYVTAYMHRTMPDLPPQIGVLVELDKPNAEVAKGVAQHIAAFAPKYLSKEDIPAEVVESERRIAEETTRAEGKPEAAIAKIVEGRLNGFFKDATLLGQPYALDNKKSVQKVLDEAGVTLKRFSRIKVGI, encoded by the coding sequence ATGGCGAACTACACCGCCGCCGACGTCAAGAAGCTCCGTGAGCTGACCGGCGCCGGCATGATGGACTGCAAGAAGGCGCTGGACGAGGCCGAGGGCAACGTCGAGAAGGCCGTCGAGGCGCTGCGCATCAAGGGCCAGAAGGGCGTCGCCAAGCGCGAGGGCCGCTCCGCCGAGAACGGCGCCGTGGTCTCCATCATCGCCGACGACAACTCCTCCGGTGTCCTGGTCGAGCTGAAGTGCGAGACGGACTTCGTCGCCAAGGGCGAGAAGTTCCAGGCCGTGGCCAACGCCATCGCCGAGCACGTCGCCAAGACGAACCCGGCCGACCTCCAGGCCCTGCTCGCCTCCGAGATCGAGCCCGGCAAGACCGTCCAGGCGTTCGTGGACGAGGCCAACGCCAACCTCGGCGAGAAGATCGTCCTGGACCGCTTCGCGCAGTTCGCCGACGGCTACGTCACCGCCTACATGCACCGCACCATGCCCGACCTGCCCCCGCAGATCGGTGTCCTGGTCGAGCTCGACAAGCCGAACGCCGAGGTCGCCAAGGGCGTCGCCCAGCACATCGCCGCCTTCGCGCCGAAGTACCTCTCCAAGGAGGACATCCCGGCCGAGGTCGTCGAGTCCGAGCGTCGCATCGCCGAGGAGACCACCCGCGCCGAGGGCAAGCCCGAGGCCGCGATCGCCAAGATCGTGGAGGGTCGTCTGAACGGCTTCTTCAAGGACGCCACGCTGCTCGGTCAGCCGTACGCCCTCGACAACAAGAAGTCGGTCCAGAAGGTCCTGGACGAGGCCGGTGTCACCCTGAAGCGCTTCTCGCGCATCAAGGTCGGCATCTGA
- the pyrH gene encoding UMP kinase codes for MTTKAQKSDDGKVRGRFLLKLSGEAFSGGGGLGVDPDVVHKIAREIAAVVRDGAQIAVVIGGGNFFRGAELQQRGMDRARSDYMGMLGTVMNCLALQDFLEKEGIQSRVQTAITMGQVAEPYIPLRAVRHLEKGRVVIFGAGMGMPYFSTDTTAAQRALEIDAEALLMGKNGVDGVYDSDPKTNPDAVKFDALGYGEVITRDLKVADATAITLCRDNKLPILVFELLAEGNIARAVKGEKIGTLVGDEGSRD; via the coding sequence ATGACCACCAAGGCCCAGAAGAGCGACGACGGCAAAGTGCGCGGCCGGTTTCTGCTGAAGCTGTCCGGAGAGGCCTTCTCCGGTGGCGGGGGCCTGGGCGTCGACCCGGACGTGGTGCACAAGATCGCCCGAGAGATCGCGGCCGTCGTGCGCGACGGCGCCCAGATCGCGGTCGTCATCGGCGGAGGCAACTTCTTCCGCGGCGCCGAACTCCAGCAGCGCGGCATGGACCGCGCCCGCTCCGACTACATGGGCATGCTCGGCACCGTGATGAACTGCCTCGCCCTCCAGGACTTCCTGGAGAAGGAGGGCATCCAGTCCCGCGTGCAGACCGCCATCACCATGGGGCAGGTCGCCGAGCCGTACATCCCGCTGCGCGCCGTGCGCCACCTGGAGAAGGGCCGCGTGGTCATCTTCGGCGCCGGTATGGGCATGCCCTACTTCTCGACCGACACCACCGCCGCCCAGCGCGCCCTGGAGATCGACGCCGAGGCGCTGCTCATGGGGAAGAACGGCGTGGACGGGGTCTACGACTCCGACCCCAAGACCAACCCCGACGCCGTCAAGTTCGACGCGCTCGGCTACGGCGAGGTCATCACCCGTGACCTCAAGGTCGCCGACGCCACCGCCATCACGCTGTGCCGCGACAACAAGCTCCCGATCCTGGTGTTCGAGCTTCTCGCGGAGGGCAACATCGCCCGTGCCGTCAAGGGTGAGAAGATCGGCACCCTGGTGGGTGACGAGGGCAGCCGGGACTGA
- the frr gene encoding ribosome recycling factor: MIEETLLEAEEKMEKAVVVAKEDFAAIRTGRAHPAMFNKIVADYYGALTPINQLASFSVPEPRMAVVTPFDKSALRNIEQAIRDSDLGVNPSNDGNIIRVVFPELTEERRREYIKVAKGKGEDAKVSIRSVRRKAKDAIDKLIKDGEVGEDEGRRAEKELDDTTAKYVAQVDELLKHKEAELLEV, translated from the coding sequence GTGATCGAAGAGACCCTCCTCGAGGCCGAGGAGAAGATGGAGAAGGCCGTCGTGGTCGCCAAGGAGGACTTCGCCGCGATCCGCACCGGGCGTGCGCACCCGGCGATGTTCAACAAGATCGTGGCCGACTACTACGGTGCCCTGACGCCGATCAACCAGCTGGCCTCGTTCTCCGTGCCGGAGCCGCGCATGGCGGTCGTGACCCCGTTCGACAAGAGCGCGCTGCGCAACATCGAGCAGGCGATCCGCGACTCCGACCTGGGCGTCAACCCCAGCAACGACGGCAACATCATCAGGGTGGTGTTCCCCGAGCTGACCGAGGAGCGCCGCCGCGAATACATCAAGGTCGCCAAGGGCAAGGGCGAGGACGCCAAGGTCTCGATCCGCTCGGTGCGCCGCAAGGCCAAGGACGCCATCGACAAGCTGATCAAGGACGGCGAGGTCGGCGAGGACGAGGGCCGCCGTGCGGAGAAGGAGCTCGACGACACCACGGCGAAGTACGTCGCCCAGGTGGACGAGCTTCTCAAGCACAAGGAAGCGGAGCTGCTCGAAGTCTGA
- a CDS encoding phosphatidate cytidylyltransferase → MSDSSWGAPPAAGQAGYWGPTAGGPAQPVPGAVPAGPTYDAPEAQQTRPMPIVPDVPAYGGDQDEDRGAARLSGPLFRDETLQARELPAENQNPEPMPDAPQPAPAPQKKSAGRDLSAAIGVGVGLGVVIVASLFIVKAVFVGVIAVAVVVGLWELTSRLQERKGIKAPLVPLALGGAAMVVAGYVRGAEGAWVAMALTALAVLVWRMTEPPEGYLKDVTAGVFAAFYVPFLATFVALMLTADDGSWRVLTFLLLTVVSDTGAYAVGWRFGKHKLAPRISPGKTREGLLGAVLFAMVAGALCMQFLIDDGRWWQGLLLGLAVAASATLGDLGESMIKRDLGIKDMGTLLPGHGGIMDRLDSLLPTAPVVWLLMVIFVGSA, encoded by the coding sequence ATGAGCGACTCTTCCTGGGGAGCGCCGCCAGCGGCGGGCCAGGCCGGGTACTGGGGGCCCACCGCGGGCGGCCCGGCCCAGCCTGTCCCGGGGGCCGTCCCGGCGGGTCCCACGTACGATGCGCCTGAGGCGCAGCAGACTCGCCCCATGCCCATCGTGCCCGACGTACCCGCGTACGGCGGAGACCAGGACGAGGACCGGGGGGCCGCTCGGCTGAGCGGCCCCCTGTTCCGAGACGAGACGTTGCAGGCCCGGGAACTCCCGGCCGAGAACCAGAACCCGGAGCCCATGCCCGACGCCCCGCAGCCGGCGCCAGCGCCGCAGAAGAAGAGCGCGGGCCGTGACCTGAGCGCGGCCATAGGCGTCGGGGTCGGGCTCGGTGTGGTGATCGTCGCGTCCCTGTTCATCGTCAAGGCCGTGTTCGTCGGCGTGATCGCGGTCGCCGTCGTCGTCGGCCTGTGGGAACTGACCAGCAGGCTCCAGGAGCGCAAGGGCATCAAGGCGCCGCTGGTGCCGCTCGCGCTCGGCGGTGCGGCGATGGTCGTCGCCGGCTATGTGCGCGGCGCCGAGGGCGCGTGGGTCGCCATGGCGCTGACGGCCCTGGCCGTGCTGGTCTGGCGCATGACGGAACCACCGGAGGGCTATCTCAAGGACGTCACGGCCGGCGTCTTCGCGGCGTTCTACGTGCCCTTCCTGGCCACGTTCGTCGCGCTGATGCTCACCGCCGACGACGGCTCCTGGCGGGTCCTCACCTTCCTGCTCCTGACGGTCGTCAGCGACACCGGCGCCTACGCGGTCGGCTGGCGCTTCGGCAAGCACAAGCTCGCCCCGCGCATCAGCCCCGGCAAGACCCGCGAGGGCCTGCTGGGCGCGGTGCTGTTCGCGATGGTCGCGGGCGCGCTGTGCATGCAGTTCCTCATCGACGACGGCCGCTGGTGGCAAGGCCTGCTGCTGGGCCTCGCGGTCGCGGCCAGCGCCACGCTGGGTGACCTCGGCGAGTCCATGATCAAGCGGGACCTGGGCATCAAGGACATGGGCACCTTGCTCCCCGGCCACGGCGGCATCATGGACCGGCTCGACTCGCTGCTGCCCACGGCTCCGGTGGTGTGGCTGCTCATGGTGATCTTCGTCGGCTCGGCGTGA
- a CDS encoding cytochrome P450 yields MPLDPASAPVPAPLDPAAAPPVRFWAVEDLPALDPDPLLDELLREEPVSRIRLPYGEGHAWLVTRYEDVRFVTSDPRFSRERVVGRDVTTMRPVPVASQTAGLQYIDPPRHTRLRRVVARAFTGRSMQRMRPLAERRAAELLDGMRRAGPPADLMEHLHGPFPLAVLRDFLGVEEKDWHRWAETGEALLSAGAEAEERAREAARATRARITELLRRRRTEPRDDLAGVLAQAAATGEITDDEALSLAIAVQVSGGHAVRSNSGSMMYALLTHPEQLDRLRREPELLPRAVEELFRYVPHRNGVGIPRIATEDVEVGGRLIRAGDVVYNAYVAANRDPAVFPDPDALDFDRDSPAHVAFGHGPHHCLAAVMARMEAEVMIGSVLTRFPGIRLAVPPEQVEFQRRGLIRGPRTLPVTW; encoded by the coding sequence ATGCCCCTCGATCCCGCCTCCGCCCCCGTCCCCGCTCCGCTCGACCCGGCCGCCGCCCCGCCGGTGCGGTTCTGGGCCGTCGAGGACCTGCCCGCGCTCGACCCCGACCCGCTCCTGGACGAGCTGCTGCGCGAGGAGCCGGTCAGCCGGATCAGACTGCCGTACGGGGAAGGACACGCCTGGCTGGTCACCCGGTACGAGGACGTCCGCTTCGTCACCTCCGACCCCCGCTTCTCCCGGGAACGGGTCGTCGGCCGCGATGTCACCACCATGCGCCCGGTGCCGGTGGCCTCCCAGACGGCGGGCCTGCAGTACATCGACCCGCCCCGGCACACGCGGCTGCGCCGGGTCGTCGCCCGCGCGTTCACCGGCAGGAGCATGCAGCGGATGCGCCCGCTAGCCGAGCGCCGGGCCGCCGAACTGCTCGACGGGATGCGGCGCGCCGGCCCGCCCGCCGACCTCATGGAGCACCTGCACGGCCCCTTCCCGCTCGCCGTGCTCCGCGACTTCCTCGGTGTCGAGGAGAAGGACTGGCACCGCTGGGCCGAAACGGGCGAGGCCCTGCTGTCCGCGGGCGCCGAGGCCGAGGAACGGGCCCGCGAGGCCGCCCGGGCCACCCGCGCCCGGATCACCGAGCTGCTCCGGCGCCGCCGTACGGAACCCCGCGACGACCTGGCCGGCGTGCTGGCGCAGGCCGCGGCGACGGGCGAGATCACCGATGACGAGGCGCTCTCCCTCGCCATCGCCGTGCAGGTCAGCGGCGGTCACGCGGTCCGCAGCAACAGCGGTTCGATGATGTACGCGCTGCTCACCCACCCCGAGCAGCTGGACCGGCTGCGCCGGGAGCCGGAGCTGCTGCCCCGGGCCGTGGAGGAGCTGTTCCGCTACGTCCCGCACCGCAACGGCGTCGGCATCCCGCGGATCGCCACCGAGGACGTCGAGGTCGGCGGCCGGCTGATCCGCGCCGGTGACGTGGTCTACAACGCCTACGTCGCCGCCAACCGCGACCCCGCGGTGTTCCCCGACCCGGACGCCCTGGACTTCGACCGCGACAGCCCAGCCCACGTGGCCTTCGGTCACGGGCCGCACCACTGCCTGGCCGCCGTCATGGCCCGTATGGAGGCCGAGGTCATGATCGGCTCCGTGCTCACCCGCTTCCCCGGCATCCGGCTGGCCGTGCCCCCCGAGCAGGTGGAGTTCCAGCGCCGGGGCCTGATCCGCGGACCGAGGACCCTGCCCGTGACGTGGTGA